One Neovison vison isolate M4711 chromosome 2, ASM_NN_V1, whole genome shotgun sequence genomic window carries:
- the LOC122901070 gene encoding steroid 17-alpha-hydroxylase/17,20 lyase, whose amino-acid sequence MWELLAFLLFALAYFLWPKAKRSSAKYPRSLPSLPLVGSLPFLPRGGHPHVNFFKLQKKYGPIYSFRMGTKTTVMVGHHQLAKEVLVKKGKEFSGRPQVVTLDILSNNRKGIAFADHGANWQLHRKLVLATFALFKDGDQRLEKIICQENSLLCDFLATQNGQSIDLSFPLFLAVTNIICLICFNSSYKNGDPALRIIKNYNDGILDSLGVDNMVDIFPGLKIFPNKIVEKMKNCVKMRDELLKDILRKCKENFSSDSITNLLDILIQAKMNLDNNNTTSDRDPKLLSDEHILTTVGDIFGAGVETTTSVVKWTVAFLLHNPQLQKKIQEEIDQNVGFGRTPTMSDRNQLLLLEATIREVLRIRPVAPTLIPHKAVVDSSIGEFAIDKGTSVIINLWALHHSEKEWHRPDQFLPERFLDPTKSQLISPSLSYLPFGAGPRSCLGETLARQELFLVMSWLLQRFDLEAPDGGQLPSLEGNPKMVFLIDAFKVKIKVRQAWRDAQAESSP is encoded by the exons ATGTGGGAGCTCCTGGCTTTTTTGCTGTTCGCCCTTGCCTATTTCTTATGGCCCAAGGCAAAGCGCTCCAGTGCCAAATATCCTCGGAGCCTCCCATCCCTGCCCTTGGTGGGCAGCCTGCCGTTCCTCCCCAGAGGTGGCCATCCACACGTGAACTTCTTCAAGCTGCAGAAAAAATACGGCCCCATCTATTCCTTTCGTATGGGTACCAAGACCACGGTGATGGTGGGCCACCACCAGCTGGCCAAGGAGGTGCTTGTCAAGAAAGGCAAGGAATTCTCTGGGCGGCCCCAAGTG GTGACTCTGGACATCCTGTCTAACAACCGAAAGGGCATCGCCTTCGCAGACCATGGTGCCAACTGGCAGCTGCACAGGAAGCTGGTACTGGCCACCTTTGCACTGTTCAAGGATGGCGACCAGAGGCTAGAGAAGATCA TTTGTCAGGAAAACAGTTTACTGTGTGATTTCCTGGCCACCCAGAATGGGCAGTCCATAGACttgtcctttcctctcttcctggcGGTGACCAACATAATCTGCTTGATCTGCTTCAACTCCTCCTACAAGAATGGAGATCCCGCTCTGAGGATCATAAAGAATTACAACGACGGCATCTTGGATTCTTTGGGAGTGGATAATATGGTAGACATATTCCCCGGGTTGAAG ATTTTCCCCAACAAAATCGTGGAAAAAATGAAGAACTGTGTTAAAATGCGAGATGAGTTGCTGAAAGACATCCTTAGAAAATGTAAG GAGAACTTCAGCAGCGACTCCATCACCAACCTGCTGGACATACTGATCCAAGCCAAGATGAACTTGGACAATAACAACACTACCTCAGACCGGGACCCAAAACTGCTTTCAGATGAACACATTCTCACCACCGTAGGGGACATCTTTGGGGCCGGCGTAGAGACCACCACGTCTGTGGTGAAATGGACTGTGGCCTTCTTGCTACACAATCCTCAG TTGCAGAAGAAGATCCAGGAGGAAATTGACCAGAATGTAGGTTTCGGCCGCACACCAACTATGAGTGACCGGAACCAGCTCCTCTTGCTGGAGGCCACCATCCGAGAGGTGCTCCGCATCCGGCCTGTGGCCCCCACGCTCATCCCCCACAAGGCTGTCGTTGATTCCAG CATTGGCGAGTTTGCCATTGACAAGGGCACAAGCGTCATCATCAATCTGTGGGCACTGCATCACAGTGAGAAGGAGTGGCACCGGCCAGACCAGTTCCTGCCGG AGCGCTTCTTGGACCCTACAAAGAGTCAGCTCATCTCTCCATCGCTAAGTTACTTGCCCTTCGGAGCAGGACCCCGCTCTTGCCTAGGCGAGACCCTGGCCCGCCAGGAGCTCTTCCTCGTCATGTCCTGGTTGCTGCAAAGGTTTGACCTGGAGGCCCCGGATGGTGGGCAGCTGCCTTCCCTGGAGGGCAACCCCAAGATGGTCTTTCTGATCGACGCTTTCAAAGTGAAGATCAAGGTGCGCCAGGCCTGGAGGGACGCCCAGGCTGAGAGTAGCCCCTAG
- the BORCS7 gene encoding BLOC-1-related complex subunit 7, giving the protein MATGTPDSQARFGQSVKGLLTEKVNTCGTDVIALTKQVLKGSRSSELLGQAARNMVLQEDAILHSEDSLRKMAIITTHLQYQQEAIQKNVEQSSDLQDQLNHLLK; this is encoded by the exons ATGGCGACTGGGACACCAGATTCGCAAGCGCGATTTGGTCAGTCTGTGAAGGGGCTCCTCACCGAGAAGGTGAACACCTGTGGTACGGACGTGATCGCGCTCACCAAGCAGGTGCTGAAAGGCTCCCGGAGCTCCGAG cTGCTCGGTCAGGCAGCTCGAAACATGGTCCTGCAGGAAGATGCCATCTTGCACTCGGAAGAT AGTTTAAGGAAGATGGCGATAATAACAACACATCTTCAATACCA GCAAGAAGCTATTCAGAAGAA TGTCGAGCAGTCTTCTGACTTACAGGACCAGTTGAATCATCTGTTGAAATAG